The following is a genomic window from Methyloceanibacter stevinii.
GCCGTGGCTGCGGGCGAATTGCTCGGCTACGTCTTCCAGGTCCGCCATGCGCGACACGTCGAGCCAGCACTCGGGCACGGCCACGACCACATCCGCGTGGCCGAAGCCCAGCGGCGCCAGGAACTCGATACGGCTGTCGACGTCATGCAAACTCTCGCGCACGAGATCTTCGCCGGTAATGCCGAGGTGCACGCGGCCCGCGCGCAGCTGGTGCACGATCTCGGCCGCGGAGGTGTACTCCACGGCGACATCGGGCAGTCCGTCGAGCTGGCCGCGATAGCCGCGCTCATGGCCTTTGACCCGCAAGGTATAGCCCGCCGCTTCGAACAGGCTCGCGGCCTGCTCCTTCAATCGCCCTTTCGAAGGGACGGCGATGACGAGGGACGGCGCGCTCATGACGATGCCCTCCCCACGGCGGCGAGCAGGCGCTCGGTGTGGATGGCCGTGCCGACGGCCGGCACCGGGGTTGGGGCGCCGAGTGCCGTCAACAGATTGTCGTAGCGGCCGCCGCCGGCGACGGGCTCGGTCTCGTCCATCCCCGGCGCGCCGATCTGGAAGACAAGGCCCGAATAGTATTCCAGCTTGCGGCCGAACTCCGTCGCGAAGGTCGCATTCGTCAGATCGACGCCCTGCTGCTCCAGCAGGTCGAAGCGGGACACGACCGTGGAGAGCGCCTCATCGATATCGAGCCCCGCGCCGCGCGCGATCATGGCGATCTTGTCGACAGCCTCGCGCGGCGGGGCGGACACGCCGAGATAATACTCGATGACCGTAGCCACTTCGCGCGGCAGTGTGTCGGCGAGAAGATCCGCCGCCCGATCGAGCAGGCGTGTGGCGATCTCCCGCAAGGTCCGATTGCCCGCAAGGGGAATGCCCTCGGCCTCGAGGTAGCCGGATACGATGTCCTCCGCCTCTTCCTGACTCTTGCCTGCGATTTTCTCGCCAAGCGCCGTCAGGATACGGTCGGGCTCGATGCGCGTGCCCTTTGCGAGCTGGTCCACAAGCGCGTGGAAGCTCGGCGGGCGCCAGAAATAGTGGCGCAGCTTGAGCCGCCAGCGCTCCGGCAAATCCAGTGCGTCGATCAGCGCGTAGAACAGCGCGATGTCGCCGAAGCCGATACGATAGTCGGACAGCCCAGCGCTTCGCACCGCCTGCACGGCGAGCAGCAGCACTTCCACGTCGGCGGCGGCCTTGTCGGGCGCGCCGAAACATTCCACGCCCGCCTGGCGGAATTCGCGCGGGTGCATGACGCTCGGGCCCAGCGGCTGAAACCGAAATGCGGGGCCGTTGTAGCAATAACGGGCTTCTGCGTCGGCTTGCGGGTGACGCTCCAGGTAGAGCCGGGAGACGGGCACGGTGAGATCCGGGCGCAGGCACAGTTCCTCGCCCGCGAGATCGGTGAAGACGTAGGAACGCGCGCGGATCTGCTCGCCGATCTGATCGAGAAAGACGCCAGCGGGCTGGATGATCGCGGGTGCCACGAATTCATACCCGGCCTCCCCAAACAGCGCGACGAGATCGCGGGCCTGGCCTTCGAGGGCTTCGAACGCTTTGGCGGATTCGGCGGTCATGGGATTACGCCTTGTACCGGTCGAGGACCTTGCGCACGCCGGCGACGAGTTCGGCCTCCGGCACGGCAAACTGCGCCTCGGCCTGTTTCTTCAAATACTCTTCGCGATCCTCGATCTTGGTGAGACCGGCGCCGAGTACGAGATCCTTGATCTGAACTTCGCCGCGCTCTTTCTCATCGCCGCCTTGGATGACGACGCAGGGGCTGCCGCGCTTGTCAGCGTATTTCATCTGCGCCTTCATGCCGGACGAGCCGAGATAGAGCTCGGCGCGAAGGCCTGCGTCGCGCAAGGTCTTGACCATTTTCTGGTAGTCGCCGAGGCGGTCCTTGTCGAAGACGAGCACGACCACGGGGCCGCGGGTCTCATCGCCCTTGTACTTGCCGAGAAGCTGCAGGCCGAACAGAAGGCGCGATACGCCGACCGAGATGCCCGTGGCAGGGACACGTTCGCCGGTGAAGCGCGCCACGAGTCCGTCATAGCGCCCGCCGCTCATCACGGAGCCCAGCCGGATGGTCTGTCCCCGTTGATCTTTGATCGTGGGCGTCAGCTCCGTCTCGAACACGGGGCCGGTGTAGTACTCCAGGCCGCGCACGATGGAGGGGTCGAATCTGATCCTGTCGGAGCCATAGCCAGAAGCTGAGACGAGTTCGAACAGCTCCTCCAAATCTCGAATTGCTTCCTCGGCTGACTGCGACGACCCCAAGGTGGCTAACAAGCCAACAAGCGTATTGACGTTGGAGTAGGACCCGTCCTGCTCAAAGCGCTCAAGGTCACGCCCAAACAGGAAGTCGCAAATGAATCGGATCTTGTCTTCCGGTAAGCCCGCTCCCTCGGTGAAGTCACCGCTATCGTCTTTGCGACCCTTGCCTAGCAGCGCCCGTACCCCGTCTTCTCCGAGTCGATCGTACTTGTCGATTGCTCGCAGGACGGTGAGACGAGTTTTGGTGTCGTCCGCCGCGAGCCCAGCGCCTTCCAGCAATCCATCGAGAATCTTGCGGCTGTTGACCTTCACCACATAGTCGCCGCGCGGGACGCCGAGCGCCTCCATGGTGTCGGCAGCGAGCATGCACAGTTCTGCATCGGCCGCGACGGAGGGCGCGCCGACCGTATCGGCATCGAACTGCATGAACTGGCGGAAGCGGCCGGGGCCCGGCTTCTCGTTGCGCCAGACGGGGCCCGTCTGATAGCGGCGGAAGGGCTTGGGCAGGGTCTGATAGTTCTCGGCCACGTAGCGGGCGAGCGGCGCCGTCAGGTCGTAGCGCAGCGAGAGCCATTGCTCGTCGTCGTCCTGGAAGGAGAACACGCCCGCGTTGGGCCGGTCCTCGTCGGGCAGGAACTTGCCGAGCGCGTCGGTGTATTCGATGGCCGGCGTCGCCAGCGGCTCGAACCCGTAGAGCTCGAACACCTGCTTGATCGTGGCCAGCATCGCCTCGGTCGCGCGAATCTCCTGCGCCGAAGCGTCTTGCAGGCCTTTGGGCAGGCGCGCCGCGGGGCGCGTGTTCTCTGAACCCTGCCCGGGCTTATCGTCGTTCTTGCTCATGAGGGATGCGGCAGATTTCAATTAGCTTTTGCCGCCGCGTTCTAGCCCATCGCTCCCCTGCCAGCAAGCAATGGGCCTTGTTCGCCCCGGGACTAATTGGCCGGAGACTAATCGGCGAGCGCCTTTTCCTTGGCCGAGGCCTTGGCCATCTCGACCAGCGCCTCGATGGGGTGGGCGCGGTTGCGCATCTTCGACAGGGCCGGCGGGCATGGGCCGCCGGTGGCCCAGTCGAGAAGCTCCACCGTGTGGACGATCGGGATGTCCGTTCCGGCCTTTATCTGGGTCATACAGCCGATATTGCCCGTGACGATCACGTCCGGGGCAATCGATTCGATGTTCTTCACCTTGCGGTCCCGGAGTTCGGCGGACAGTTCCGGCTCGACGATGTTGTAGGTGCCGGCGGAGCCGCAGCACAGATGCCCCTCCGGGATCTCGGTCAGGGTGTAGCCCGCCTGTTCCAGGAGCTGCCGGGGCAACTCCTCGAGCTTCTGCCCGTGGCCCAAGGAGCAGGCCGAGTGATAGGCGACCTTGAGCCCGGTCCACATCACCGGGGGATTGAGCGAAATCTCGTTTAGGAACTCGGTCGCATCGCGCGCCAGTCCGCCCACATATTCCGCCCGCTCGGCGTAGCCATGGTCGCGCTCCAGGAGACTACCGTAGTCCTTGAGCATGGTGCCGCAGCCGCTCGCGGTCGGGATGATGGCGTCCAGCAGACGCTCGCGCATGACGGCCGTCAGCGCATCGATGTTCCGGCGTGCGTGGGCACGTGCTTCCTCGTCGCGCCCCAGATGATGGGAGAGCGCGCCGCAACAACCTTCGTCCTTCACGACCATCACGTCCACGCCGTGGCGGCGCAGGAGACGGATAGCCGCCCTGTTGATTTGCGGCGCCAACACCTCCTGAACGCAGCCCAGCATGATGGCCACACGCTTCGGCTGCGGCCTCTTAGGATTGTAGGCGGAGCGCGGACGCAGAATTTTGAGCTTCAGCGCGTCCTTCGGGACCAGCTCCAGCGCCGCAGCGATGCGTTTCATGCCGAGCTTGCCGATCACGTCGCGGAAGGGCCGGGCGAACCAGCCGAGGATCAGCATGGCCTTGAACCGGCTCGGATAGGGCAACACCCGGCTCAGGAACATGCGCATGGTGTTCTTGTTCGGGCTGCGGTGTCCGCGCTGCTCGATGCGCGTGCGCGCGAGATCGACCAGATGCATGTAGTCGACGCCGCTGGGGCATGCGGTCATGCAGCCGAGGCACGAAAGACAGCGGTCGATGTGGTGAACCGTCGACGCCGGCACGTCGCGCGTTTCGAACATCTGCTTCATCAGATAGATACGCCCGCGCGGGCTGTCCCGCTCGTCGCCGGTCAGCACATAGGTGGGGCAGGTCGCCGTGCACAGACCGCAATGGACGCAGCGGCGCAGGATCTCGTCCGCCCGCGCGATGGACGGGTCTCCAAGCTGCATGGAGTTGAAGTTGGTTTCCATCGCGCGCTACTGGCCCCTGTACAGCCGGCCGGGGTTGAAAAGCCCAAGCGGATCGAACGCGTGTTTCAGCTTCGCCGCCAGGACATCGTGCGGCGGCTCCAGAGGCTGAAACACATCAGTCTCCTTGCGAATGGCCGCATCCGCGCGGATGAGGGTGGCATGGCCGCCGAACTCCGCAAGCTGACGGCGAATATCGACCGCGGCCGCGTCGGTCAAGGACGGCGTCTCGATCCAAAGAAGACCGCCGGACCAATCGTAGGCCACATGGACGTCCACCTTACGCGCGAGGTTGCCGACCAGCGTCGCCGCCTTGCTCGGAACCGTGGAGACGCGCCACAGCGGATGCTTCGTGCCCTGGAACATCTTCAGCGATCGCACGTCCTTCCAGAAGGTCTGGCTGCGATCGGTATCGAGTTCGAGTTCCGGCCCATAGGCGAGCAGCGCCTCGCGCAGTCGGCTGGTGCGATACCGGGCCGAGGCGGGAAAGCTCTCCACGCGGATCGCCGTCACGGCCTTGCCGTTCCCGGCGAGGTCGGCATCCGACAGCCGGGCGGCGAGCGGAGCATGAAGATGAACCGTACCGGACACCTCGTAGGGCGTGCCCATCGCAAGACACAGAGCTTCGACGGCGGCGAAATCGGTAAGCCCGAAAAACACGAGCGTCCGGGATTCGCGCTGTACCGGTAGGACTTTCAGCGCAACTTCGCACATCACGGCGAGCGTGCCCCAGGACCCGACCAGCGTCCGGGCGATATCGTAGCCGGTCACGTTCTTCATAACGCGCCCGCCCGACTTGATGATCTCGCCGC
Proteins encoded in this region:
- the hisG gene encoding ATP phosphoribosyltransferase, with amino-acid sequence MSAPSLVIAVPSKGRLKEQAASLFEAAGYTLRVKGHERGYRGQLDGLPDVAVEYTSAAEIVHQLRAGRVHLGITGEDLVRESLHDVDSRIEFLAPLGFGHADVVVAVPECWLDVSRMADLEDVAEQFARSHGRGLRVATKYMNLTRRYFAQKGVTGYRIVESVGATEATPATGTSELIVDITSTGTTLKANHLKVLEDGLILKSQAHLLAAKRASWDGRAKELKAAILGALSG
- a CDS encoding ATP phosphoribosyltransferase regulatory subunit, translated to MTAESAKAFEALEGQARDLVALFGEAGYEFVAPAIIQPAGVFLDQIGEQIRARSYVFTDLAGEELCLRPDLTVPVSRLYLERHPQADAEARYCYNGPAFRFQPLGPSVMHPREFRQAGVECFGAPDKAAADVEVLLLAVQAVRSAGLSDYRIGFGDIALFYALIDALDLPERWRLKLRHYFWRPPSFHALVDQLAKGTRIEPDRILTALGEKIAGKSQEEAEDIVSGYLEAEGIPLAGNRTLREIATRLLDRAADLLADTLPREVATVIEYYLGVSAPPREAVDKIAMIARGAGLDIDEALSTVVSRFDLLEQQGVDLTNATFATEFGRKLEYYSGLVFQIGAPGMDETEPVAGGGRYDNLLTALGAPTPVPAVGTAIHTERLLAAVGRASS
- the hisS gene encoding histidine--tRNA ligase; this translates as MSKNDDKPGQGSENTRPAARLPKGLQDASAQEIRATEAMLATIKQVFELYGFEPLATPAIEYTDALGKFLPDEDRPNAGVFSFQDDDEQWLSLRYDLTAPLARYVAENYQTLPKPFRRYQTGPVWRNEKPGPGRFRQFMQFDADTVGAPSVAADAELCMLAADTMEALGVPRGDYVVKVNSRKILDGLLEGAGLAADDTKTRLTVLRAIDKYDRLGEDGVRALLGKGRKDDSGDFTEGAGLPEDKIRFICDFLFGRDLERFEQDGSYSNVNTLVGLLATLGSSQSAEEAIRDLEELFELVSASGYGSDRIRFDPSIVRGLEYYTGPVFETELTPTIKDQRGQTIRLGSVMSGGRYDGLVARFTGERVPATGISVGVSRLLFGLQLLGKYKGDETRGPVVVLVFDKDRLGDYQKMVKTLRDAGLRAELYLGSSGMKAQMKYADKRGSPCVVIQGGDEKERGEVQIKDLVLGAGLTKIEDREEYLKKQAEAQFAVPEAELVAGVRKVLDRYKA
- the glcF gene encoding glycolate oxidase subunit GlcF, with product METNFNSMQLGDPSIARADEILRRCVHCGLCTATCPTYVLTGDERDSPRGRIYLMKQMFETRDVPASTVHHIDRCLSCLGCMTACPSGVDYMHLVDLARTRIEQRGHRSPNKNTMRMFLSRVLPYPSRFKAMLILGWFARPFRDVIGKLGMKRIAAALELVPKDALKLKILRPRSAYNPKRPQPKRVAIMLGCVQEVLAPQINRAAIRLLRRHGVDVMVVKDEGCCGALSHHLGRDEEARAHARRNIDALTAVMRERLLDAIIPTASGCGTMLKDYGSLLERDHGYAERAEYVGGLARDATEFLNEISLNPPVMWTGLKVAYHSACSLGHGQKLEELPRQLLEQAGYTLTEIPEGHLCCGSAGTYNIVEPELSAELRDRKVKNIESIAPDVIVTGNIGCMTQIKAGTDIPIVHTVELLDWATGGPCPPALSKMRNRAHPIEALVEMAKASAKEKALAD
- the glcE gene encoding glycolate oxidase subunit GlcE, which encodes MRLGFHAPQTEEELSQIVLEAAESRTPLEIMGKGTKRELGHAVRAGAVVSTENMKGITLYEPTELVMVAKCGTPLTEIEAALAENDQELACEPVDIAPVMGYGPGEGTVGGLVATNISGSRRILKGAVRDHVLGVTAVNGRGEIIKSGGRVMKNVTGYDIARTLVGSWGTLAVMCEVALKVLPVQRESRTLVFFGLTDFAAVEALCLAMGTPYEVSGTVHLHAPLAARLSDADLAGNGKAVTAIRVESFPASARYRTSRLREALLAYGPELELDTDRSQTFWKDVRSLKMFQGTKHPLWRVSTVPSKAATLVGNLARKVDVHVAYDWSGGLLWIETPSLTDAAAVDIRRQLAEFGGHATLIRADAAIRKETDVFQPLEPPHDVLAAKLKHAFDPLGLFNPGRLYRGQ